GAAGTTTGCACTTAAAGCAGTAACATTCGGCGTACTCACGGCAGGTTCAACCATGGTTATGGCTGAAGATGCTCCATCTTTTTACGGCATCACCGCAACTGGTAGTGTGGCTGCTACTACAGATTATCGCTTCCGCGGTATTACGCAGTCTTCAAATAATCCAGCTATTCAAGGTGGCTTCACTTTCTCTCATAAGTCAGGTGCTTATGTTGCGCTTTGGGGGTCAAGCGTAGACTTTAATACACCTGGTGTTTCAACTGAAACTGATATCTCGTTAGGTTATACCAACACCTTAAAACTGTCAGACACACTTGCACCGACTTATGATGTTGGTGTGATCCGTTATGGTTATATTGGCTCTGATTCAAAATTCACTAATCCATACAATGGTGACACTGGTTTTGACTTTACCGAGTTTTACGGAAAATTAACGTTTGCAGATTCTTTATTTAAAGGTGATGCCCTTAGTGTCGGCGTGAATTATTCTAACGATTATTGGGGCCACTCTGACGAGTTCTGGTATTTTAACGTGGGTTATTCGGCACCAATTGCAGACACAGGATTTACTGGACTTGCTTCAGTTGGTTATAACAAGCTTAAAAATAAAGATTCTTTACTTGTAGTTGCAGGTGGACCAGGTGAAGATGATAGCTATATTGATTATAAAGTCGGCGTAAACTATAACATCTTGGGTATTGTTGCTGAGCTAGATGTTGTCGGTACAGATATTAGTACTTCTGGCATGACTGATGCCCAGAAAAAACCTTATGACACAGGTTTAGTGTTTAGTTTAACTAAAACATTCTAAGTTGGGGTTTTAAAAAAGCGGGTCAATAAACCCGCTTTTTTATTAGTTTTCTATTTCAGAAAGTAGTTGTTTTAACTGATTAAGCTCAATATCCGTGGCTTTGGTCAACGGCTTGCGTGGTGCTCCTGCAGCGACACCTTTTAGTTGTAAACCTGCTTTAATCGTTTTAGGCAGACCACCACTTACAATAAAGCGTAATAGAGGAAGCTGCTGATAAAATGACTTCTGGGCTTGTTCCAATTCACCATTTTTTACATATTCAATAAGCTGTTGAGGTCGTTGACCTAACAGATTGGGTGCTGCTGTACACCAACCGCTTGCTCCTGCGCATAAAGCTTCTAAAGCTAGAGGGTTACAGCCGTTATAAAACGGAAGTTCACCTTTTGATAGCTCATAAATTTTATGCATGCGCTGAATATCGCCGCTGCTTTCTTTTACCATCATAATATTTGCAATGTTGTTAAACATGCGCACCATTAATTCAGGAGACATATCAACACCACTGGTTGCAGGGTTGTTGTACACCATAATAGGTAAAGACGTTGCTTGAGCAATTGCTTGGTAATATTCAAAAATCTCTTGGTCTGTTAGCTTCCAATAAGATACAGAAATCACCATAAGTGCATCTGCACCATAGCTTTGCGCGATTTGGGCTTTTTTGATGGCTTGATCAGTGGTGAGTTCTGAAATCCCAATAATGACAGGTACGCGCTTATTAATGCTTTCAATTGAAGTTTTCGCGACTAAGCACCATTCATCCCATTCAAGATAAGCGCTTTCACCTGTACTGCCTAAAGGTGCAATCGCGTCGCAGCCATTTTCAATAAGCAAATCCAGCATTTGTTTTAGTACAGGAAGATTGATGGTGTTGTCATCAGAAAAGGGAGTAACAGGGTAGCCAATAATGCCGTTTAGTTTCATGGTCGAGGTCTCTTTTTAAATACAGTCAGAATGTTTTTTCAAAGCTTTACGTGCGTAGTAAGCAAAGTTCACTTTGTTGCGTTTATCGGTAGACACCCAATCATGGGCTTCCGCTGCCAAAGCGTGGGGGATAGGCTGGATTTGTCCGGCAGACATGGCTAAAAGTTGCAGTTGAGCTGCGCGTTCAATTAAAAGCGCCAAGTTGCAGGCTTCTTCAATGGTTTTTCCTGTGACCAATTGACCATGATGAGACAACAAAACAGCGCGGTTTTTACCCAGCGCGGAAGAAATCAAAAGACCTTCTTCATTACCTACAGGAACTCCCGGCCAGTGGCCTACAAATGAGCAGTCTTCGTAAAGTGCGCAGACGTCCATTTGGGAAATCATAAGTGGAATCTGTAGCATCGCCAGGGCCGCTACATACGTTGGATGCGTATGGATAATACAGTTCACTTCTGGGTGTTCTTTATAAATCCATGTGTGGAAACGGTTGGCTGGGTTTGCCATGCCTTCTTGATTGATGGGTTCTAAGTCCTGATTCACCTCAAGCAAGTTTGAAGCAGTAATTTCATCAAAACCTAAACCGAAACGTTGAGTAATAAAGGTTTCTTTATTTTTACTACGGCATGTAATTTGACCCGCTAAACCAGCATCATGCCCATGATCAAATAAAATACGGCAAGTCAGTGCAAGCTTTTGACGGTCTGTTAAATCTAAGTCGCTCATCCACTTTTGCATGTCTTGCTGTGCGTGTTGCATCAAGTCGTGTTTGTTTACAGAAGCAGTCTTCATCTCTTCTCCAGTCCAGTTGACCAAATTAAGTAGGTGAAGGCAGAATAAAAAACAACTGGATGGATCAATACATCCAGTTTTTATAAGTTATATGGTCCAGATGGGGCGAATATGCTAAGACCTTGGCAAATACATTTCCGCATTGATGAAAGAGAAGAAAAAACGGTTTTTCTAAAACTGACTAACTTGATTAGTCAGGAAATTTTGAGTGGCCGTTTAGTACAGGGCACTATGCTGCCGGGGTCTCGCAGCCTGTCAAAAGAATTGGGAATTAATCGAAAAACGGTACAAGCAGTTTATGAAGAATTGGAGGCACAAGGTTGGCTTGTGACTCGGCCTCGAAAAGGCACATTTGTGGCAGATGTTTTACCGGAAAAAAAGCCTCATATAGAGCCAAGAGCTGATCGAAAAGTTAGTGATAAACCAATAATTCAACAAGTTGCTCAGCGGCCCCATAACGATGGTGTGCCAGATCCGAGGCTTATTCCCTATGAATTGTTTTCGAGGGCCTATCGGCACGCACTCATTAAAATTACTCAAAACCAGTACATGGGATATGGTGACCCACGCGGTATGGCTGAACTAAGGC
The window above is part of the Acinetobacter baumannii genome. Proteins encoded here:
- a CDS encoding TorF family putative porin translates to MMKFALKAVTFGVLTAGSTMVMAEDAPSFYGITATGSVAATTDYRFRGITQSSNNPAIQGGFTFSHKSGAYVALWGSSVDFNTPGVSTETDISLGYTNTLKLSDTLAPTYDVGVIRYGYIGSDSKFTNPYNGDTGFDFTEFYGKLTFADSLFKGDALSVGVNYSNDYWGHSDEFWYFNVGYSAPIADTGFTGLASVGYNKLKNKDSLLVVAGGPGEDDSYIDYKVGVNYNILGIVAELDVVGTDISTSGMTDAQKKPYDTGLVFSLTKTF
- a CDS encoding dihydrodipicolinate synthase family protein, with product MKLNGIIGYPVTPFSDDNTINLPVLKQMLDLLIENGCDAIAPLGSTGESAYLEWDEWCLVAKTSIESINKRVPVIIGISELTTDQAIKKAQIAQSYGADALMVISVSYWKLTDQEIFEYYQAIAQATSLPIMVYNNPATSGVDMSPELMVRMFNNIANIMMVKESSGDIQRMHKIYELSKGELPFYNGCNPLALEALCAGASGWCTAAPNLLGQRPQQLIEYVKNGELEQAQKSFYQQLPLLRFIVSGGLPKTIKAGLQLKGVAAGAPRKPLTKATDIELNQLKQLLSEIEN
- a CDS encoding aldolase, with the protein product MKTASVNKHDLMQHAQQDMQKWMSDLDLTDRQKLALTCRILFDHGHDAGLAGQITCRSKNKETFITQRFGLGFDEITASNLLEVNQDLEPINQEGMANPANRFHTWIYKEHPEVNCIIHTHPTYVAALAMLQIPLMISQMDVCALYEDCSFVGHWPGVPVGNEEGLLISSALGKNRAVLLSHHGQLVTGKTIEEACNLALLIERAAQLQLLAMSAGQIQPIPHALAAEAHDWVSTDKRNKVNFAYYARKALKKHSDCI